The sequence below is a genomic window from Lodderomyces elongisporus chromosome 2, complete sequence.
CctccatttttgttttcatcgAGGTCTATTATTTGAAGCTCTTGGTCTAAAGGTTCATCACCTTGGTCCCTTTTTACTGAAGAACAACTCTTTGAATCTTGAAGTCGTCGCTGAGCAGCTTCATGCATGGCTTGTCGTATATTGGTAAAGTTTCTAGAAGGTTTCTTGACTTTATCCTCCGACCCGAGTCTGTGACTTTCTGATTGAAACTTGGGCTTATTCATTATAGCCAATCTTTTAGCTCTCACATCAACAATACCATTGGTTAGAGCTCCACGGCCCAAAGTATTTTCCTCGCATATATACTGTGATACACTGTTTCCatatttcaattcttcatACCGTCGTTCGAGCTTATTTAAATAATCATAAAATTGCTTATCATGTGGTCCATAGACATTATGAGTCAACTCATGAAGAAAAGTGCCAATAATGTCACACATCGGTAGAAACAGTCGGTCATTGTGGTGATACCTCAATCTGAGCATTATTTTCTGCCCTTTATTGACATTTAGTCCTAACAAATTGGGACTCTTAGGGAACATCTCACAAACCAAACCTACTTTGAAACCGTACTCGTGAATAAGTGGTGCCAATTCCTTCACGGCATCATGAAGCAAAGAATTTGCATACTCGCAATCTGGATACCGCATCAATGATCCAATTTTGGCAATATTTGCCACTGGCGATGGTCGATTGATTTTCTTGACAGGGAAACTTCCACGACCCTTTTTCACCATAATgtgtagatatatatatacttagTTCGTTTATTCTAAAAGATATACTCTTTCCAATCTTCGCATTGGAATGTTAAGTGGTTAATTATATGTTGTGTTGAAGTCGAATAAGCCAAACCTGCTGAGCAGTTTAACACCAAATATGTGGAGTAATGAGGGCTTAGGGTCAGGTGTATGCGTGAGTGTACGTGTGAGTGAGTTAACGTGTGAGTAAGTTAACGTGTGAGTGAGTTAACGTGTGAGTGTGTTGGTGTGTGttggtgtgtgtgtagTTTAACTGAGCTAACCTCTAAAATCACTTTGTTTAAACCACAAACGCGTATTAGATTGATCTTTACTATAGACTCATTAAAACCGCGCCTTTAAACCAGTTCCgtgattttgatttctcGTCTCGTTAGGTTtcctttttgctttctttctttcccaaGATCTTACAGATTCATAGATTTTAACTCTACATATGATGTAGTGTCTCATCTAAAACACAATGTGCTTATACTTctataaaataataattggtGTCAGGCCCATAATCAAGATTCTCTGACAATGAACTAATCTCTAATGTAAATTGTAGAATATAAATAGCATATAGAAGTCGCATTGTAGACTTCAATCAAATATATGGAAATATCGATAAAATACACATTTTACAGTCATAACAACTATAACGCAATTATGTAAATACTTGGTATAAGTGACAACTACTTCGAATCCTTTTAATTACTTACCATTTGTATGAAATAACTTGCACCTTGCACCTTACACTTACTTTAAGTAACATTGCTATGTGACACTACATAGTTTATATACTTCCAATGGCACAAAATAGTCTGTAAACTTCTATTGTAAAATATCCTGGTTTTTTAATTGACCTAGGTTTCTAATCTTTCGTGTGTGAGTTTATACAATTCGTCTATGAAAGCAGTCATAAATGAACTTGGCGCAGAGGTTTTTGATGCAGCATTTCTTCCTGCCTCATTGTATAAACTCACTGCTGCAACAACACAACTATAGTTATCACAAGAGTTTGATTGACtgattgtgtttttttcattcttttcaacattGTCAATCTCGCCATCATTCAAGCCATCAGCACGAGCTGCCAAGAATGCAGCAATAACACTGCCCAATGAACATCCGGTACCCGTTACCAAACTCATCAACAGACTACCGCCAGCAATTTTCTCATACCTTTTCCCATCTGTTGCAAAGACATAGTTTACTTGTCCAGTGATGACAAGAGTTGCATTGAAGTCATACAATATGTCGCTTgcaattttgaaaagaatatcCTCGGAGACGTCTGCCACTGAATCAACACCATGCATGAGGTCGTCGCCAAGATTCAACGAATTATAGCACTGAGTCAATTTCCAAATACTCACAATTTCCCCCAAATTCCCTTTAATCACCGTCATGTGTCCCGTGTTCAACAATTTTCGGCAACAACTCAATCTCGCTTGAGATGCTCCGCAAGCAACAGGATCAAAGACTATGGGTTTGTTGTACATATTGTACGCGGATATGgcttttgcaaaaactTTCATGAGTTCTTCGTTTGGTGTGCCCAAATTAAGAACAAGTGCAAGATTTGGTATTTTTGATGTAAATTCTTCAAACTCTGTAGGCAACTCAGACATGATTGGCGATGCCCCAATTGCTAGCGTCACATTTGCACTAAAGTTTTTCACAACATTATTGGTAATGTGGTGTACAAGTGGATGTGATTGTACCAATGTCTTTAActtattcttttgcttGTAAGCTCCAGTAACTCTAAAATCCGAAAATGAGTCTTGGTTTCTTTGGTGCTGTTCTGTACCAATAGTGTCTACTCCTCTTTCCTTCAAACAATATTCAAGTATCTCTTTAAGTTTCTTGGTAGCATTACCAGCATCTTGACTAGCCATGATGCAAGATACTACTGCTGGCCCAGATATTGATCTTCCAGGTACTCTACAAGCACTCTGAACAAACTTTGCATTTGAGTGATTGATTCCTCCAATGGCTACACTTTTGATATCTCTCTTGTGTTTGGCAAGAACCAAAAGCATACTCTTTATACCAATTGGACCTACTCCATCAGGGTTGGTAACATCcttttttgtgtttgtagCATAAACTGTACCCAACCCTACATAATCTGCCACATCTTGGTCAACAACTTCCTGTGCTTCTTCCGGGGTAGAGCAAGTGACTCCCAATATCTTGTTTGGGCCAATCAACTCACGAACTGATGTGGCCGGCATATCATCCTGACCAACATGGACACCTTCTGCATCAATTGCTAGAGCCACATCAACTCTGTCGTTTATAATGAGAGGAATTCCGCGAGGTTTTGTAAGAGCGTGTACTTGTTGAGCTCTTTTAATAAACTCTCTCGTGCTGAGTTTTTTTTCGCGCAATTGAACAATTGTTACACCATTATTGACAGCCTCTTCGATCTGCCCAAGGAATGTTTTCGACTCGGGAATCATGGTAGAGTCTGTCACTAGATATAGCTTGAACAAATCATCATTTAATTCAGACATCCTTGGTATTACAAATAATTTCGATGCGAATACAATCGTTTGTTGTAAAACTAGTAATTGGGGTAATGGGACAGAAATAGGCTGTTCTGGTGCTCAGGACAAAGTTGGCAAGGTTCTTGTTGAATTATAAGTTCTTGTAATTTGCTTTGGTCCTCAATATAATTTTATCACCCAgcacacaaaaaaaaaaggaaaaattgtatatatattttttttttcaaaaagaaaaaaaatataattatGCGCTTACAGAACCAAAGAGCTCTCCAGAATTGTCATTCTAGTGTCCCACAAGCTGATTGAATATGTCATTTACTCGTTAccatttgttctttatttgtttctttttttttgtttttcttttctaaacATTCGATTAATATTGAGCAAcaactttttgttttgtcttcttgttggcatttgtttttatgtTTACTTGATTCTATTCTTCCTTCTCCATCCCCTTATTACATTTCATAACATTTACAATATTGAGCCACTAACACTTTCAAAATTCCAAGTAAACATGACAAGGATATAAGGTTTCATTGCTTCGGGCTTATTATTCATCGCTAAAggtggaaaaaaagaataagataaaaaggaaaagaaaaaaaatattgacaTTAGgaaagatatatatatatatatgcatCTATAAAAATCCTTCCACGGCTCAAGACGAGGCGATTTTGGTAACTAACATCATACAGTTCATTTCCATAATATTGTCAACGACGAGAAATAtatactttgttttttttttccagcACATCGATTCCGCGTATACAGTGCGGCTCGTATGGAATTTATATTCCTTCAATACCCGAGGCATCAATATATTTTGACTGGCCATGATGACTCTATTATTTTACACAAGACGCTTAAAAATCTTTGtagaaaatagaagaaatCAAAAGCTAAtgattttcaattgtttattCATATCATtggttgtgttttttttatgatCAGATTCTTATATTTATCGTTATATGACTCATTAGCGAGTTAAGAATATTTATAGGCTCCATTTCGCACCCAAGATGACGAGAGAAGAAGTTTAACGAGAACATCAAGAACATCAAGAACATCAAGAAcatcaagaacaagaagcaaaagaaacttAAGCTTAACCATGGTTGAAGTTCAAGAAAGGCACAAGAGGTCCCCAGACTTCAACGAGAGATACTACATTTGTCGTGGTTCAGAGGGGTTTTATAGCAATTTCAACATTACTGTGAAATATTCTAAAGATTTTTCTAATGCGTTGCTTGCAAATGCCAtaaagatgatgataagAAAGAATAGTTGGCTTGCACATAACTTTTTTAAAGAGCCAGGTACAGATAGTGAGGCTCACAATGGTCATAACTGGACACTTAGGATCATAAAGAGAATAGTATTTGACGAAGTTGTCAGTTTCCGCAAAATTGAGAGATTTGATAAACTGGCTTTAGAACAATTAAATGAAGTGCGCTTCCAGATGGACGTTGAAAAGCCGTTATGGAAAATAATCGTTTGGGAAGAGGCTAACAATGAGGACAAGTTGATCTCTGTATGTTTTGATCATAGTCAATATGACGGGCTCTCTGGtgttcaatttcaaaaggatctttcaaaagaaatggCCCTTCTTTGTGAAGATGATGGCCACaatgttgtttttcaaatgttGGAACCAATAATATTATTTGATTACGAGAGAGACTTTGAATATTTACCTAAATCTATCATGGGCTCTGCCGAACTGGCCACTGATTTATACACGCCTCCAGTCAGTAGCGTGATAGATCATCACTTAAGAACTTACCTACCATTGTATCAAAAGGTTGCTGATAAGtcgtggtggtggtggtggtggtggtcctCGGCTTCTAAATCAAGTGCTTCAGCCACGTCGTTAAAGATATGGACTAATCCAGAGCCTGTCAAGAAGGATCTCAGCACCGCGTATGAGATTTTCAAACTCGATGCAGTGGTTATGGAAAAACTTATGCAATTTTGTCGATCCCAAAAGGTCACTTTAACTACTTTGCTTGATATAGTGGCAGTCAAAGCTTTGCAAAATTCCGTCTTCAAAGCAACACATGGTGACGAGCCAATTGGTTCTGATTCCTATGTGGCAATAAATGGTCGTAGATACTACTCAGAAGACATTCAAAACTTCAAATACGGAACAATGGTGTGTGGCCATCACATTCTACTCCCTCCTATTGAGAACCTCAATGCCGCAATGCAAGAGTTTAGTGACAAACTTTGTTCTGGCATCAAGTCAAGAAACTCATTCAAGGAGATTGGTATGATGCAATTTTCAAATGCTTGGAAGTTTTTAAATAACAAAATTGGTAAAGTTGGAGGCGGAAGGCCATCAATGACTATATCAAATTTGGGGAAAGTTCAAAACTCAAATGACATTTACCAGTTTAA
It includes:
- a CDS encoding uncharacterized protein (MEROPS:MER0069292); the encoded protein is MVKKGRGSFPVKKINRPSPVANIAKIGSLMRYPDCEYANSLLHDAVKELAPLIHEYGFKVGLVCEMFPKSPNLLGLNVNKGQKIMLRLRYHHNDRSFLPMCDIIGTFLHELTHNVYGPHDKQFYDYLNKLERRYEELKYGNSVSQYICEENTLGRGALTNGIVDVRAKRLAIMNKPKFQSESHRLGSEDKVKKPSRNFTNIRQAMHEAAQRRLQDSKSCSSVKRDQGDEPLDQELQIIDLDENKNGGDESKRSEGIMRSDGIVGSDESNENEGEIRVIVKDTVRKETSSSSILRLENSSVKNVEPLDGEHSSSVIDLTKENDNVLISSEEIIVID
- the THI6 gene encoding thiamine biosynthetic bifunctional enzyme (BUSCO:EOG09263GIG), with translation MSELNDDLFKLYLVTDSTMIPESKTFLGQIEEAVNNGVTIVQLREKKLSTREFIKRAQQVHALTKPRGIPLIINDRVDVALAIDAEGVHVGQDDMPATSVRELIGPNKILGVTCSTPEEAQEVVDQDVADYVGLGTVYATNTKKDVTNPDGVGPIGIKSMLLVLAKHKRDIKSVAIGGINHSNAKFVQSACRVPGRSISGPAVVSCIMASQDAGNATKKLKEILEYCLKERGVDTIGTEQHQRNQDSFSDFRVTGAYKQKNKLKTLVQSHPLVHHITNNVVKNFSANVTLAIGASPIMSELPTEFEEFTSKIPNLALVLNLGTPNEELMKVFAKAISAYNMYNKPIVFDPVACGASQARLSCCRKLLNTGHMTVIKGNLGEIVSIWKLTQCYNSLNLGDDLMHGVDSVADVSEDILFKIASDILYDFNATLVITGQVNYVFATDGKRYEKIAGGSSLMSLVTGTGCSLGSVIAAFLAARADGLNDGEIDNVEKNEKNTISQSNSCDNYSCVVAAVSLYNEAGRNAASKTSAPSSFMTAFIDELYKLTHERLET